In a genomic window of Gloeothece verrucosa PCC 7822:
- a CDS encoding GtrA family protein: MVKSKQQILRYIVCGVITAIFNVVFIYILIETFKINTPVFRNIANLVAIEISLLFSFFVYKTWVWSSYKSSRKEILWKQIPRYHISCGVVVVSRIFLIFPILDWLKVNYQINTLIGIALGSVINYIISDKWVFNNKTNTNF; the protein is encoded by the coding sequence ATGGTGAAATCTAAACAGCAGATCTTAAGATATATAGTATGTGGAGTTATTACCGCTATTTTTAATGTTGTATTCATTTATATTCTTATTGAAACCTTTAAAATAAATACTCCCGTATTTCGCAATATCGCTAATCTTGTTGCTATTGAAATCTCTTTGCTTTTTAGTTTTTTTGTATATAAAACTTGGGTTTGGAGCAGCTATAAATCAAGCAGGAAAGAAATTTTATGGAAACAGATCCCCCGTTATCATATTTCTTGTGGCGTAGTTGTGGTTAGCCGAATTTTTTTAATCTTTCCAATTTTAGACTGGCTCAAGGTTAATTATCAAATTAATACTTTAATAGGAATCGCCTTGGGGTCTGTTATTAACTATATCATTAGTGATAAATGGGTTTTTAACAACAAAACAAATACAAATTTTTAA
- a CDS encoding ABC transporter ATP-binding protein: MSDIIIVDQVGKRYRRYHESKPRTIMEAALAGFRKLKAIEEFWALRHISFTVAPGEMVGIIGQNGAGKSTLLQLIGGVGRVDEGRIKIKGKIGALLDLGAGFSSDLTGRENVFVSGVVAGLTRGEVARRLDDIVAFAELEESIDNPVRTYSTGMMMRLAFATAIHTEPDILLIDEFLSVGDLAFQGKCLERIAHLKAQGCAIVLVSHSTDQVQELCDQVLWLRHGVAVAYGTPEVIIGQYVSEMRTETISRTPERPPQLTKSGLELRVNENRFGSLEVEITDVRLLPSAKIESGEPLFIEIDYLCSQALNNPIFGVTISREDHQVCFETSTASQQKLLTTIQGQGTIKLAIDRLDLIVGQYYIDVGIYESNWSYAYDYHWHVYYLTIEGMTSTQGFLNPPHVWKVETHEPPEFNKLVREKRYQS, from the coding sequence ATGTCAGACATTATTATTGTAGATCAAGTCGGAAAACGTTATCGCCGCTACCATGAGTCAAAACCCCGCACCATTATGGAGGCGGCTTTAGCAGGGTTTCGTAAACTCAAAGCCATTGAGGAATTTTGGGCTTTACGACACATTAGCTTTACCGTAGCACCCGGGGAAATGGTGGGAATTATCGGCCAAAATGGGGCCGGTAAATCAACATTATTACAACTCATCGGCGGCGTTGGCCGTGTTGATGAAGGACGGATCAAAATTAAGGGAAAAATCGGTGCTTTACTCGACCTAGGGGCCGGGTTTTCCTCAGATTTAACCGGACGAGAAAATGTCTTTGTCAGTGGCGTGGTTGCCGGCTTAACGCGTGGGGAAGTGGCTAGACGACTAGATGACATTGTCGCTTTTGCTGAATTAGAAGAATCCATTGATAATCCTGTCAGAACCTATAGCACTGGGATGATGATGCGCTTAGCTTTTGCAACGGCCATTCATACTGAACCAGATATTTTGTTAATTGATGAATTCTTGTCAGTAGGCGATTTAGCTTTTCAAGGAAAATGTCTAGAACGAATCGCTCACTTAAAAGCTCAAGGCTGTGCTATTGTTTTAGTCTCTCATAGCACTGACCAAGTTCAAGAATTATGCGATCAGGTTCTTTGGCTACGTCATGGCGTAGCTGTCGCTTATGGAACCCCCGAAGTGATTATTGGGCAATATGTCAGTGAAATGCGTACAGAAACTATTTCTAGAACGCCTGAACGACCTCCCCAATTAACTAAATCGGGTTTAGAACTTCGCGTTAATGAGAATCGTTTTGGCTCTTTAGAAGTAGAAATTACTGATGTACGTCTATTGCCATCGGCTAAAATTGAAAGCGGCGAACCTCTATTTATTGAAATTGACTATTTATGTTCACAAGCGCTCAATAATCCTATTTTTGGGGTAACGATTAGCCGAGAAGATCATCAAGTTTGTTTTGAAACCAGCACCGCCAGCCAACAGAAGTTATTAACAACTATTCAAGGTCAAGGCACAATCAAATTAGCCATTGATCGTTTAGATTTAATCGTAGGTCAATATTATATTGATGTCGGGATCTATGAGTCTAATTGGTCTTACGCTTATGATTATCACTGGCACGTTTATTATTTAACCATTGAAGGAATGACTAGCACCCAGGGCTTTCTTAATCCCCCTCATGTCTGGAAGGTGGAAACCCATGAGCCGCCTGAGTTCAATAAACTTGTCAGAGAAAAACGCTACCAGTCATGA
- a CDS encoding glycosyltransferase, which yields MLKSNSITAQSLQDEADIRLCKILGDREQYRDRYWKKSDPIYQDRLLWRAQSFRQMVHLIPGQTILEIGCGEGLFTEQLLKVSRGENPITAVTFAGLPKPDNFPSNVEFLNKISIPGELEGRGFDLIVAMDLLDKRNSAWFLQKVDELLNPGGQVIFYESNPWNIFLRMRRFIAQFFGRKDPRKLLNRPELYELISEIGFIRVFAIFNDFVYAPLTKELIWLLRNLSIILENTPGIKTLAGSILIHAQKPPRIVERPQISLCEHEQLRGAISVVIPCHNEEMNIEPLVKRLKGFFGDYLHEIIPVDDNSRDRTREVIQRLADEDPLIKPVFRVPPNGVGRALQDGYRAATGRYILSMDCDFQHLLPEIRDLLDMAALGYDVVVGSRFSRHSVLLNYPLPKIIVNRGFHLLAQILLLRPFRDLTNNLKLMRREVVENLNLTQPGFAINAETGLQPLLMNYSIIEVPISWINRTPDMGVSSFRLVKVGGGYWEVLLHLFLKKYFNIGRYSTQKKP from the coding sequence ATGCTAAAATCAAATTCTATTACAGCGCAATCTCTGCAAGATGAAGCCGATATTCGCCTCTGTAAAATTTTAGGAGATCGAGAGCAATACCGAGATAGATACTGGAAAAAAAGCGATCCTATTTATCAAGATAGACTTCTTTGGAGGGCACAAAGCTTCCGTCAAATGGTTCATTTAATTCCCGGTCAAACCATTTTAGAAATTGGCTGTGGAGAAGGTCTTTTTACAGAACAGCTTCTTAAAGTATCTCGTGGAGAAAATCCCATCACAGCAGTTACTTTTGCCGGACTCCCTAAACCTGATAATTTCCCTTCTAATGTTGAGTTTTTGAATAAAATTTCTATTCCAGGAGAGCTTGAAGGACGAGGTTTTGATTTAATCGTTGCTATGGATTTATTAGATAAGCGAAATAGTGCTTGGTTTTTGCAAAAAGTTGATGAATTGCTTAATCCAGGTGGACAAGTGATCTTTTATGAAAGTAATCCTTGGAATATCTTTTTAAGAATGCGCCGCTTTATTGCTCAATTTTTTGGGCGAAAAGACCCTCGAAAACTTCTCAACCGTCCAGAATTATATGAACTGATCTCCGAAATTGGTTTTATCAGAGTTTTCGCCATTTTCAACGATTTTGTCTATGCTCCTCTTACTAAAGAATTAATCTGGTTATTAAGAAATCTTTCTATTATTTTAGAAAATACTCCAGGGATAAAAACACTAGCCGGTTCAATTCTCATCCATGCTCAAAAACCGCCAAGGATAGTAGAGCGCCCGCAAATATCTTTATGTGAACATGAACAATTACGGGGAGCAATTTCTGTGGTGATTCCCTGTCATAATGAAGAGATGAATATTGAACCTTTAGTTAAGCGGCTAAAAGGCTTTTTTGGAGATTATCTTCATGAAATTATTCCTGTAGATGATAATAGTCGAGATAGAACTCGAGAAGTAATTCAACGTTTAGCCGATGAAGATCCCTTAATTAAACCTGTTTTCCGAGTCCCTCCCAATGGGGTAGGAAGAGCATTACAAGATGGCTATCGAGCGGCAACAGGGCGTTATATTTTATCAATGGATTGTGATTTTCAGCATCTTCTACCAGAAATACGCGATTTATTAGATATGGCGGCACTTGGATATGATGTAGTAGTGGGCAGCCGTTTTTCTCGTCATAGCGTACTACTTAATTATCCTTTACCAAAAATCATTGTTAATCGAGGATTTCATCTTTTAGCACAAATTTTATTACTTCGTCCGTTTCGAGACTTGACAAATAACCTGAAACTGATGCGTCGAGAAGTGGTTGAAAACCTCAATTTGACTCAACCTGGATTTGCAATTAATGCAGAGACAGGTCTTCAACCTTTATTGATGAATTATTCAATTATTGAAGTTCCGATTTCTTGGATTAATCGAACGCCAGATATGGGAGTTTCTTCATTTCGATTAGTAAAAGTAGGAGGAGGATATTGGGAAGTTTTGTTACACCTTTTTCTGAAAAAATATTTTAATATAGGTCGCTACTCTACTCAAAAAAAACCCTAA